From one Mycolicibacterium sp. HK-90 genomic stretch:
- a CDS encoding FMN-dependent NADH-azoreductase, translated as MPTLLHIDASARRRSVSRRLGAEFARSWRAARPDGRYLYRDVASDPVPFISEGWTQLCDAVLATGRTDLDRLEDVVRTPDQAAAWAVVKPLLDELRSADVVLIATPMYNYSIPASLKAWLDQVTFPRMSLAPRRFVVATARGGAYSPGAPKAPFDYQERFLRDFVAGHYGVTDTVFVNAEMTNALVDPALAEFRSTHEESLARALGSAREIALDYAK; from the coding sequence ATGCCCACGCTTCTGCACATCGACGCCAGCGCCCGTCGCCGATCCGTCAGTCGTCGGCTCGGAGCGGAGTTCGCCCGGTCCTGGCGGGCCGCCCGCCCCGACGGGCGCTACCTCTACCGCGATGTGGCGAGCGATCCCGTTCCGTTCATCAGCGAGGGCTGGACGCAGCTCTGTGACGCGGTACTGGCCACCGGTCGCACCGATCTGGACCGGCTCGAAGACGTGGTGCGCACCCCAGACCAGGCGGCCGCCTGGGCGGTCGTCAAGCCGCTGTTGGACGAGCTGCGCTCGGCCGACGTCGTGCTGATCGCCACGCCGATGTACAACTACTCGATCCCGGCCTCGCTCAAGGCCTGGCTGGACCAGGTGACGTTTCCCCGGATGTCCTTGGCGCCGAGACGGTTCGTCGTGGCAACAGCCCGCGGCGGCGCGTACTCTCCGGGTGCGCCGAAGGCTCCGTTCGACTATCAGGAGCGGTTCTTGCGGGACTTCGTCGCCGGACATTACGGCGTGACCGACACCGTGTTCGTCAACGCCGAGATGACGAACGCACTCGTGGATCCCGCGCTGGCCGAATTCCGGTCCACACACGAGGAATCTCTGGCGCGAGCCCTCGGCTCCGCACGTGAGATCGCCTTGGATTATGCGAAATGA
- a CDS encoding SRPBCC family protein, protein MTNALNLNVPVDTLAMDFTRPFAAPVGVLFRAHAEPELVTQWLGPHGLEMKIEHWDFRTGGGYRYVHSDASGSYAFNGVYHVVRPNELIIQTFEFEGAPDLVNIEYLWFEDLGDGRSQLRGRSICPNTEARDALLSSGMEGGMTEGYERLDALLAAG, encoded by the coding sequence ATGACGAACGCGCTCAACCTGAACGTCCCCGTCGACACGCTGGCGATGGACTTCACGCGTCCCTTCGCGGCGCCGGTGGGAGTCCTGTTCCGCGCGCACGCCGAACCCGAACTGGTCACCCAGTGGCTGGGGCCGCACGGCCTCGAGATGAAGATCGAGCACTGGGATTTCCGCACCGGTGGCGGCTATCGGTACGTGCACTCCGACGCCTCCGGCAGCTACGCGTTCAACGGCGTCTATCACGTGGTCCGGCCCAACGAACTCATCATCCAGACCTTCGAATTCGAAGGCGCCCCCGACCTGGTGAACATCGAGTACCTGTGGTTCGAGGACCTGGGTGACGGCCGCAGCCAACTGCGCGGGCGCTCGATCTGTCCCAACACCGAGGCCCGCGACGCCCTGCTGTCCTCAGGTATGGAAGGCGGCATGACGGAGGGGTACGAGCGCCTCGACGCGCTGTTGGCGGCGGGCTGA
- a CDS encoding putative zinc-binding metallopeptidase, producing MRDFTCPNCGQRLSFENSLCLSCGSALGFSLDDMALLVIADTEHGGHAGAVDAGEYQLCANLHLAECNWLVRIGDGNQLCASCALTRTRPADTDTVAMTSFAEAEHAKRRLIAELHELKLPIIGRDEDPQFGLAFDLLSSESEKVFTGHQNGVITLDLAEGDDVHREQLRIAMDEPYRTLLGHFRHEIGHYYFYRLVAPSQDYTRRFTELFGDPDADYQAALDRHYADGPPPGWEDDFVSSYATMHPAEDWAETFAHYLHMRDTMDTAAAFGFAPAGATFERRVLGPSGFDTIIDMWLPLVWSLNMVNRSMGHDDLYPFVLPPAVLEKMRFVHTVIGEITS from the coding sequence ATGCGTGATTTCACCTGCCCGAACTGCGGCCAGCGCCTGTCTTTCGAGAACTCCCTGTGCCTTTCGTGCGGCAGTGCGCTCGGGTTCTCGCTCGACGACATGGCGCTGTTGGTCATCGCCGATACCGAGCATGGCGGCCACGCCGGCGCGGTCGATGCAGGCGAATATCAGCTGTGTGCGAATCTGCACCTGGCGGAATGTAACTGGCTCGTCCGGATCGGTGACGGCAACCAGCTGTGCGCGTCGTGTGCGCTCACCCGTACCCGCCCGGCGGACACGGATACGGTGGCGATGACGTCATTCGCCGAAGCTGAACACGCCAAGCGCCGGCTCATCGCCGAACTGCACGAGCTGAAGTTGCCGATCATCGGCCGCGACGAGGATCCACAGTTCGGTCTGGCGTTCGACCTGCTGTCCAGCGAATCCGAGAAGGTGTTCACCGGCCATCAGAACGGTGTCATCACACTGGATCTCGCCGAGGGTGACGATGTGCACCGCGAGCAGTTGCGGATCGCCATGGACGAGCCGTACCGCACCCTGCTCGGCCACTTCCGGCACGAGATCGGGCACTACTACTTCTACCGCCTCGTCGCGCCGTCACAGGACTACACCAGGCGGTTTACCGAACTGTTCGGAGACCCCGACGCGGACTACCAGGCCGCACTGGATCGGCATTACGCCGACGGCCCCCCGCCGGGCTGGGAGGACGACTTCGTCTCGTCGTACGCGACCATGCATCCGGCCGAGGACTGGGCCGAGACCTTCGCGCACTACCTGCACATGCGCGACACCATGGACACCGCCGCCGCCTTCGGATTCGCCCCAGCCGGGGCGACGTTCGAGCGTCGTGTGCTGGGGCCCAGCGGGTTCGACACGATCATCGACATGTGGCTGCCGCTGGTGTGGTCACTGAACATGGTCAACCGGTCGATGGGCCACGACGACCTGTATCCGTTCGTGCTGCCGCCTGCGGTGCTGGAGAAGATGCGGTTCGTTCACACGGTGATCGGCGAGATCACCAGCTAG
- a CDS encoding DUF3097 domain-containing protein — protein MTDRYGSDVLARNPHTPKMTRSTEQPAEKGLVVEDAQSGYVGAVVRIEGGRVELEDRRGKVRAFPMGPGFLVDGKPVSLVVPKRTAAPARTASGSVAVPNAKARVALASRIYVEGRHDAELVEQVWGADLRIEGVVVEYLGGVDDLTDIVAEFAPGPGRRLGVLVDHLVSGSKEARIAEAVRRGPGGEHTLVVGHPFVDIWQAVKPGRLGMKTWPTIPRNVEWKHGICESLGWPHRNQADIAGAWQRIRGRVRDWNDLEPALIGRVEELIDFVTAPAD, from the coding sequence GTGACTGATCGCTATGGCTCCGACGTGTTGGCGCGAAACCCGCACACCCCGAAGATGACTCGATCCACGGAACAGCCCGCGGAGAAGGGCCTGGTCGTCGAGGACGCCCAGAGCGGTTACGTGGGCGCCGTGGTGCGGATCGAAGGTGGACGGGTCGAACTGGAGGACCGCCGCGGCAAGGTGCGGGCGTTCCCGATGGGACCTGGCTTCTTGGTCGACGGCAAACCCGTGAGTCTCGTCGTCCCCAAGCGCACCGCGGCTCCGGCGCGCACCGCGTCGGGTTCGGTGGCGGTACCGAATGCCAAGGCCCGGGTGGCACTGGCCAGCCGCATCTACGTGGAAGGCCGCCACGATGCCGAGCTCGTCGAGCAGGTCTGGGGCGCCGACCTGCGCATCGAAGGCGTCGTCGTCGAGTATCTCGGCGGCGTCGACGATCTGACCGACATCGTGGCGGAGTTCGCGCCCGGCCCCGGCCGGCGGCTGGGGGTGCTGGTCGACCACTTGGTCTCCGGCTCGAAGGAAGCGCGCATCGCCGAGGCGGTGCGGCGCGGCCCGGGCGGGGAACACACCCTGGTCGTCGGGCACCCGTTCGTCGACATCTGGCAGGCCGTCAAACCGGGGCGGCTCGGGATGAAGACCTGGCCGACCATCCCGCGCAACGTGGAGTGGAAGCACGGGATCTGTGAGTCGCTGGGCTGGCCACACCGGAACCAGGCCGACATCGCCGGGGCCTGGCAGCGGATCCGCGGTCGGGTTCGCGACTGGAACGACCTGGAGCCCGCGCTGATCGGACGGGTCGAGGAACTGATCGATTTCGTGACCGCGCCTGCGGATTAA
- a CDS encoding helix-turn-helix transcriptional regulator → MGRDEDVESKLDRAFLALADPVRRAMVARLSRGPATVNELAAPFAITKQAVSKHIQVLEQAGLVTRTRDAQRRPVHLDAAALEGLTAWIDRYRLDAERNYRRLDDLLDRLAPTTDKPEEKS, encoded by the coding sequence TTGGGGCGTGATGAGGATGTCGAGTCGAAGCTGGACCGGGCCTTCCTGGCCCTCGCGGATCCGGTCCGGCGGGCGATGGTGGCCCGCCTGTCCCGCGGGCCGGCCACTGTCAACGAGCTGGCCGCGCCGTTCGCCATCACGAAACAGGCTGTGTCCAAACATATTCAAGTGCTCGAACAGGCGGGCCTGGTCACCAGGACCCGCGACGCGCAGCGGCGGCCGGTCCATCTCGATGCCGCGGCGCTCGAAGGGCTGACGGCATGGATCGATCGATACCGGCTGGACGCCGAACGCAACTATCGCCGGCTGGATGACCTGCTGGACCGATTGGCACCGACAACCGACAAACCCGAGGAGAAATCATGA
- a CDS encoding multidrug efflux SMR transporter, whose product MSWLLLGLAGLVEIAWSQSIKPTDGFTRPLPTVVCVAVGALSVYLLALAMRGLPVGTAYAVFTGIGAVGAITLGVLVHRDPLSGGRALALSMIVGGIVLARLTNPD is encoded by the coding sequence ATGAGTTGGCTGCTACTGGGTTTGGCCGGCCTGGTGGAGATCGCCTGGTCGCAGAGCATCAAGCCGACCGACGGCTTCACCCGGCCGTTGCCCACGGTGGTGTGCGTGGCTGTCGGGGCGCTGTCGGTGTACCTGTTGGCGCTGGCCATGCGTGGCCTGCCCGTCGGCACCGCGTACGCGGTCTTCACCGGTATCGGTGCGGTGGGCGCCATCACGTTGGGTGTGCTGGTACACCGTGACCCACTGAGCGGAGGCCGCGCGCTGGCCCTGTCGATGATCGTCGGAGGAATCGTGCTCGCACGGCTCACGAATCCGGACTGA
- a CDS encoding TetR/AcrR family transcriptional regulator codes for MDIGADLLATDEPGTGRGAERADAARNRAKILAAAATVFATRDPRTVTMDHIASAAGVGRGTLYRRYPSTAAIALALLDEHERALQHQLISGAPPLGPGAAPAERLAAFYSAMVELLDTHVDLALGAETGGARYATGAYGFWAAHVRALLVEADVGEPDSLVDVLLAPLAAETFAHQRARGLSVEQIGEALSRLANAMLAEKPSGRG; via the coding sequence ATGGACATCGGCGCAGACCTGCTTGCGACCGACGAGCCCGGTACCGGGCGGGGCGCGGAGCGGGCAGATGCGGCCCGCAACCGCGCGAAAATCCTTGCCGCGGCGGCCACGGTGTTCGCCACCCGCGATCCGCGGACCGTCACCATGGATCACATCGCCAGCGCCGCCGGGGTGGGCCGTGGCACGCTCTACCGGCGTTACCCCAGCACCGCGGCCATCGCCCTGGCCCTGCTCGACGAGCACGAGCGGGCCCTGCAACACCAGTTGATCTCAGGTGCCCCACCGCTGGGACCCGGTGCCGCACCGGCCGAGCGGCTCGCCGCGTTCTATTCGGCCATGGTCGAGTTGTTGGACACCCACGTCGATCTGGCGCTCGGCGCCGAGACCGGGGGCGCCAGGTACGCGACCGGTGCATACGGTTTCTGGGCCGCACATGTGCGCGCCTTGCTGGTGGAAGCCGATGTGGGAGAACCGGATTCCCTCGTCGATGTGTTGCTTGCCCCGTTGGCGGCCGAGACCTTCGCCCACCAACGGGCCCGTGGACTGAGCGTCGAGCAGATCGGCGAGGCACTGTCCCGGCTCGCCAACGCCATGCTCGCGGAAAAGCCGTCCGGGCGTGGCTAG
- a CDS encoding replication-associated recombination protein A, whose amino-acid sequence MSDSLFDVPGEPAPAGPGAPAPASAPLAVRMRPAGLDEVVGQSHLLKEGSPLRRLVEGSGAASVILYGPPGTGKTTLASLISQATGRRFEALSALSAGVKEVRAVIDTARRAAVHGEQTVLFIDEVHRFSKTQQDALLAAVENRVVLLVAATTENPSFSVVAPLLSRSLILQLQPLSAEDIATVVRRALDDPRGLDGAVGAADDAVDLLVRLSSGDARRALTALEVAAETAGGPGGTITVEIIEQSLDKAAVRYDRDGDQHYDVISAFIKSVRGSDVDAALHYLARMLVAGEDPRFVARRLMILASEDIGMADPTALQIAVAAAQTVQLIGMPEAQLTLAHATVHLATAPKSNAVTTALGAAMNDIRAGKAGLVPPHLRDGHYSGAQKLGNAVGYKYAHDDPDGVVPQQYPPDDLVGVDYYQPTGRGFERELVTRVDKLRAIIRRVRR is encoded by the coding sequence GTGTCCGACAGTCTGTTCGACGTGCCCGGTGAGCCCGCGCCCGCGGGACCCGGTGCGCCGGCCCCCGCCTCGGCACCGCTCGCGGTGCGGATGCGCCCGGCCGGCCTCGACGAGGTCGTCGGTCAGTCCCACCTCCTGAAGGAGGGTTCGCCGCTGCGGCGCCTGGTGGAGGGGTCCGGCGCTGCGTCGGTGATCCTGTACGGCCCGCCCGGTACCGGCAAGACCACGCTGGCATCGCTCATCTCGCAGGCCACCGGCCGTCGGTTCGAGGCACTCTCGGCGCTGTCGGCCGGGGTCAAGGAGGTCCGCGCGGTCATCGACACGGCCAGGCGTGCCGCGGTGCACGGCGAACAGACCGTGCTGTTCATCGACGAGGTGCACCGGTTCTCCAAGACCCAGCAGGATGCGCTGTTGGCGGCGGTGGAGAACCGCGTCGTGCTGCTGGTGGCGGCCACCACCGAGAACCCGTCGTTCTCTGTCGTCGCCCCGCTGCTGTCGCGATCGCTGATCCTGCAGTTGCAGCCGCTGAGTGCCGAGGACATCGCGACCGTCGTGCGCCGCGCACTGGACGATCCACGTGGTCTCGACGGGGCGGTCGGGGCTGCCGACGACGCCGTCGACCTGCTGGTGCGGTTGTCCTCGGGCGATGCCCGCCGCGCTCTGACCGCGCTGGAGGTGGCGGCGGAAACCGCGGGTGGCCCCGGCGGCACGATCACCGTGGAGATCATCGAACAGTCGCTGGACAAGGCCGCGGTCCGTTACGACCGCGACGGGGATCAGCACTACGACGTGATCAGCGCGTTCATCAAGTCGGTGCGTGGCTCCGACGTCGATGCGGCATTGCACTACCTGGCCCGGATGCTGGTGGCGGGGGAGGACCCACGCTTCGTGGCGCGCCGGTTGATGATCCTGGCCAGCGAGGACATCGGGATGGCCGATCCCACCGCGTTGCAGATCGCGGTGGCGGCGGCGCAGACCGTGCAGTTGATCGGCATGCCCGAGGCGCAGCTGACGCTGGCGCACGCCACGGTGCATCTGGCCACCGCGCCCAAGTCCAATGCGGTGACCACCGCGCTCGGGGCGGCGATGAACGACATCAGGGCGGGAAAGGCCGGTCTGGTGCCGCCGCATCTGCGCGACGGCCACTACTCGGGGGCGCAGAAGCTCGGCAACGCCGTGGGCTACAAGTACGCCCACGATGATCCTGATGGTGTTGTGCCGCAACAGTATCCGCCAGACGATCTGGTGGGTGTCGACTACTACCAGCCGACCGGACGCGGCTTCGAGCGTGAGCTCGTGACCCGGGTCGACAAACTGCGCGCCATCATCCGTCGCGTCCGGCGCTGA
- a CDS encoding circularly permuted type 2 ATP-grasp protein, translating into MVLRANGSPESTRTAGVATDTGPDIDGVVAGYRRSRAQRALFDVRDDGAGAGYDELVDAAGNVRPSWRELAEGIGERGRDGLDRLRTVVRGLVDNDGITYIQVDRHGQVVTDGDGTAVPGPWHLDALPLVVSAEDWDSLEAGLVQRSRLLDAVLTDLYGARRSITSGVLPAPLLFGHPGYLRAARGIVVPGRHQLFLHGCDVSRGEDGAFAVNADWTQAPSGAGYALADRRVIAHAAPDLYERIGPRPASPWAQALRLALLDAAPEAAEEPVVVVLSPGIHSETSFDQAYLAGVLGFPLVESGDLVVRDGRLWMRSLGTLKRVDVVLRRVDAEYADPLDLRPDSRLGVVGLVEVLRRGAVTVVNTLGSGVLESPGLARFLPQLAELLLDEKPQLSTAPMYWGGIDIERSHLLTKLSSLLIRPVNGGEPIVGPMLSAAARDDLAARIEAEPGRWVGQELPQFSTAPTNYRSKGLSAAHVGMRLFTVAQRGGYAPMVGGLGYVVAPGNSAYRMNTLAAKDVWVRTPQRMMAERAPVIPVELPGATPSPTRAVSSPRVLSDLFWMGRYAERAESMARLLTVTRERYHEYRYRQNLVESQCVPELLAAVGSITGTDTGAVDDGAEMIAGAPATLWSATADRNRPGSLAQSVERLGLAARAVRDQMSNDTWMVLAGVERSVLRPSPDRPQSSTAAEAYLATAHNQTLAGMLALSGVAAESMVQDIGWTMMDLGKRIERGLALTGLLRATLTTLHSPEAERAMIESTLVVCESSVIYRRRNPGQTSIAAVAELVLFDAENPRSLVYQLERARSGLKTLPGSSGSSRSERLVDELATRLRRFDPADLEEVTEDGTRDELAGLLDDTHAGLRDLSDVITAAHLALPGGMQPLWGPDERRLLP; encoded by the coding sequence ATGGTTCTTCGTGCGAACGGCTCACCGGAGTCCACCCGAACCGCCGGTGTCGCCACGGACACCGGCCCCGACATCGACGGCGTGGTGGCCGGATACCGTCGTTCCCGGGCCCAACGCGCGCTGTTCGACGTCCGCGACGACGGCGCCGGTGCCGGCTACGACGAGCTCGTCGACGCCGCGGGAAATGTCCGTCCGTCCTGGCGGGAGCTGGCAGAGGGGATCGGTGAGCGCGGCCGGGACGGTCTGGACCGGCTCCGCACCGTGGTGCGTGGCCTCGTCGACAACGACGGCATCACCTACATCCAGGTGGACCGGCACGGGCAGGTGGTCACCGACGGCGACGGCACCGCAGTCCCGGGCCCGTGGCACCTCGATGCGCTGCCCTTGGTGGTCTCGGCAGAGGACTGGGATTCCCTCGAAGCGGGTCTGGTGCAGCGGTCCCGTCTGCTCGATGCGGTGCTCACCGATCTGTACGGCGCCCGTCGCTCCATCACCAGCGGCGTGTTGCCGGCCCCGCTGCTGTTCGGTCATCCCGGCTACCTGCGGGCCGCGCGCGGCATCGTGGTGCCCGGGCGCCATCAGCTGTTCCTGCACGGCTGCGATGTCAGCCGCGGGGAGGACGGCGCCTTCGCGGTGAACGCGGACTGGACGCAGGCGCCCTCGGGGGCCGGCTACGCGCTCGCCGACCGGCGCGTCATCGCCCATGCCGCGCCCGACCTGTACGAGAGGATCGGCCCCCGGCCGGCCTCGCCCTGGGCGCAGGCACTGCGCCTGGCGTTGCTGGATGCGGCTCCCGAGGCCGCGGAGGAGCCGGTGGTGGTGGTGCTCAGCCCCGGTATCCACTCGGAGACGTCATTCGACCAGGCCTATCTCGCCGGCGTGCTCGGTTTCCCGCTGGTGGAGAGCGGCGATCTGGTGGTCCGCGACGGCAGGCTGTGGATGCGGTCGTTGGGCACCCTCAAGCGCGTCGACGTGGTGTTGCGCCGGGTCGACGCCGAGTACGCGGACCCGTTGGACCTACGTCCTGATTCCCGGCTCGGTGTGGTGGGCCTGGTCGAGGTGTTGCGCCGCGGCGCGGTGACCGTGGTCAACACGCTGGGCAGCGGGGTACTGGAAAGCCCGGGCCTGGCGCGGTTCTTGCCGCAGTTGGCCGAGTTGCTGCTGGACGAGAAGCCACAACTGTCCACCGCCCCGATGTACTGGGGCGGCATCGACATCGAGCGTTCCCATCTGCTCACCAAGCTCTCGTCGTTGTTGATCCGGCCCGTGAACGGCGGTGAGCCGATCGTCGGGCCGATGCTGTCGGCGGCCGCCCGCGACGACCTGGCCGCCCGTATCGAGGCCGAGCCCGGCCGGTGGGTCGGGCAGGAACTGCCTCAATTTTCCACCGCGCCAACCAATTACCGGTCCAAGGGGTTGTCGGCGGCGCATGTCGGCATGCGGCTCTTCACCGTGGCTCAGCGCGGGGGATACGCGCCGATGGTCGGTGGGCTGGGATATGTGGTCGCCCCCGGTAATTCTGCCTACCGTATGAACACTCTTGCCGCCAAGGACGTTTGGGTTCGCACCCCGCAGCGGATGATGGCCGAGCGGGCCCCGGTGATACCGGTCGAACTGCCGGGCGCGACGCCCAGCCCGACCCGCGCGGTCAGCTCACCCCGCGTGCTGTCGGACCTGTTCTGGATGGGGCGCTACGCCGAACGTGCCGAGAGCATGGCCCGGCTGCTCACCGTCACCCGGGAGCGCTACCACGAATACCGCTACCGCCAGAATCTTGTGGAAAGCCAGTGTGTCCCAGAGTTGTTGGCTGCAGTCGGGTCAATCACCGGAACCGATACCGGCGCTGTCGACGACGGCGCCGAGATGATCGCAGGCGCACCGGCCACACTGTGGTCGGCCACGGCCGACCGGAACCGGCCCGGCTCACTCGCGCAGTCGGTGGAACGTCTGGGACTGGCGGCCCGGGCGGTGCGCGACCAGATGTCCAACGACACCTGGATGGTGTTGGCCGGCGTCGAACGCTCGGTGCTCAGACCGTCGCCCGACCGGCCCCAGTCGTCAACCGCCGCAGAGGCATACCTGGCCACCGCACACAACCAGACCCTGGCCGGGATGTTGGCGTTGTCCGGCGTGGCCGCGGAGTCGATGGTGCAGGACATCGGCTGGACCATGATGGATCTCGGCAAACGCATCGAGCGGGGGCTGGCGTTGACCGGACTGCTGCGCGCCACCTTGACGACGCTGCACAGCCCCGAAGCCGAACGCGCGATGATCGAGTCCACCCTGGTGGTCTGTGAATCCTCGGTGATCTACCGGCGGCGCAACCCCGGGCAGACCAGCATCGCGGCGGTCGCCGAACTCGTCCTGTTCGACGCGGAGAACCCGAGATCGCTGGTCTACCAATTGGAGCGCGCCCGATCCGGCCTCAAGACACTGCCCGGATCGTCGGGTTCGTCGCGGTCGGAGCGTCTGGTCGACGAGCTGGCCACGCGGTTGCGTCGGTTCGATCCGGCCGACCTGGAGGAGGTCACCGAGGACGGAACGCGGGACGAACTGGCCGGGCTGCTCGACGATACGCACGCCGGCCTGCGAGATCTGTCGGATGTGATCACCGCAGCGCACCTGGCACTGCCCGGCGGTATGCAACCGCTGTGGGGGCCCGACGAGCGGCGGCTGCTGCCATGA
- a CDS encoding GlsB/YeaQ/YmgE family stress response membrane protein, whose product MTISGILSAILIGIVVGLIGRLIVPGRQPIGLIVTILVGIVSAFIGSAIARAIGIPTVTNGIDWLELLVQVLVAAIGVAIAAALMGRRRTGLMGGRGSGLLR is encoded by the coding sequence ATGACCATCAGCGGAATACTCAGCGCGATCCTGATCGGCATCGTCGTCGGCCTCATCGGGCGCCTGATCGTGCCCGGCAGACAACCGATCGGCCTGATCGTGACGATCCTGGTCGGCATCGTCTCGGCATTCATCGGCAGCGCCATCGCGCGGGCAATCGGCATACCGACGGTCACCAACGGAATCGACTGGCTCGAACTGCTGGTGCAGGTGCTCGTCGCAGCCATCGGCGTGGCCATCGCAGCGGCTCTGATGGGCCGCAGACGGACCGGCCTGATGGGCGGCCGCGGTTCGGGCCTGCTGCGCTGA
- a CDS encoding transglutaminase family protein codes for MTGTAGAVGTRRYEITHRTVYRYSDDVTSSYGRGFLTPRDLGWQRCLSHELVIEPDAADRSTSRDVYGNISSYFHITERHRALSITSRSVVEVDPPAPEHYSGASAKAPWELARPVGGDGALAAEFTLDLTPPEITDAVRDYAAPSFVPGRPLIDVLRDLTTRIYSDFTYRSGSTTVSTQVADVLLAREGVCQDFARLAIACLRANGLAASYVSGYLATDPPPGKERMIGVDATHAWASVWTPQNVWLGMDPTNDQMVDERYIVAGFGRDYADVPPLRGIIYTDSESSVIEVAVDVAPYPGEQGGAPHA; via the coding sequence ATGACCGGGACCGCCGGTGCGGTCGGCACCCGTCGCTACGAGATCACCCATCGCACCGTCTACCGCTATTCCGACGATGTCACCAGCTCCTACGGCCGCGGGTTTCTCACGCCACGCGATCTGGGATGGCAGCGCTGTCTGTCCCACGAGCTGGTGATCGAACCGGACGCTGCCGACCGGTCCACCAGTCGCGACGTCTACGGCAACATCAGTTCGTATTTTCACATCACCGAACGGCATCGTGCACTGAGTATCACGAGTCGGTCCGTGGTCGAGGTGGATCCTCCTGCGCCCGAACATTATTCCGGTGCGTCGGCCAAGGCGCCGTGGGAATTGGCCCGGCCGGTCGGCGGTGACGGTGCCCTGGCCGCGGAGTTCACCCTCGATCTGACGCCACCGGAGATCACCGACGCCGTGCGCGATTACGCCGCGCCCAGCTTCGTCCCGGGACGCCCGCTGATCGACGTGCTGCGGGACCTGACCACGAGGATCTATTCGGACTTCACCTACCGGTCCGGCTCGACCACGGTGTCCACCCAGGTGGCCGATGTTCTCCTGGCGCGTGAGGGTGTGTGTCAGGACTTCGCCCGGCTGGCCATCGCGTGCCTACGGGCCAACGGCCTGGCCGCCAGCTACGTCTCGGGATATCTGGCCACCGACCCGCCGCCGGGCAAGGAGCGCATGATCGGCGTCGACGCCACGCATGCGTGGGCGTCGGTGTGGACGCCGCAGAACGTCTGGCTCGGAATGGATCCCACCAACGACCAGATGGTCGACGAGCGGTACATCGTGGCCGGGTTCGGCCGCGATTACGCCGATGTGCCCCCGCTGCGCGGCATCATCTACACGGATTCCGAGAGCAGCGTGATCGAGGTCGCGGTGGATGTCGCGCCCTACCCGGGGGAGCAAGGGGGAGCGCCGCATGCGTGA
- a CDS encoding antibiotic biosynthesis monooxygenase yields the protein MFARSTTIAARAQAIDAGVAHVRDKVMPALDTVDGCVGLSLMVDRESGRCVLTTAWRSEDAMHASAAAIAPMRHRVVEVFAGTATVDEWEIAVVHREQYSGPGACVRATWLRTRPELFDRAVEFYRSSVLPAMEDLEGFCSASLMLDRSSGRAVSSATFDSADAMDRNRDQARALRTARLRDLSADQLDVGEFELVLAHLRVPEMA from the coding sequence GTGTTCGCACGTTCAACCACGATCGCGGCGCGCGCCCAGGCGATCGATGCCGGCGTAGCCCATGTCCGCGACAAGGTCATGCCGGCCCTCGACACCGTGGACGGCTGCGTGGGTCTTTCGTTGATGGTGGACCGGGAGTCGGGCCGCTGTGTCCTGACGACGGCCTGGCGTTCCGAGGACGCCATGCACGCCAGCGCGGCCGCGATAGCGCCGATGCGCCATCGCGTGGTGGAGGTGTTCGCCGGGACCGCGACCGTCGACGAATGGGAGATCGCGGTGGTACACCGCGAGCAGTACTCCGGTCCGGGCGCATGTGTGCGGGCCACCTGGCTGCGGACCCGCCCCGAGCTGTTCGACCGGGCCGTCGAGTTCTACCGGAGCTCGGTGTTGCCCGCGATGGAAGACCTCGAGGGTTTCTGCAGCGCCAGCCTCATGCTCGACCGCAGTTCGGGCCGGGCGGTGTCGTCGGCCACGTTCGACAGTGCCGATGCGATGGACCGGAACCGCGATCAGGCCAGGGCGCTGCGCACGGCCCGGCTACGCGATCTCAGTGCCGATCAGCTCGACGTCGGCGAGTTCGAACTCGTGTTGGCCCACCTGCGGGTTCCCGAGATGGCCTGA